Part of the Lujinxingia vulgaris genome, GAGGGTGCCGCTGGAGAAGACTTCGATGCGGTAGAAGTCCGAGCTGAAGGGCTCGTCATCGGCTCGGCAGATGACGCCATCAATGGCGTTGTTGGGGAGGATGGCGATGGCGCTGGAAGAGGAGGCGTTGGGCGCGAAGACGTCGTCGGCCGGGCAGCTGAGGCGGTCGACGGGGTCGGCGCAGGTGATGGTGTTGCGCAGGCGGTAGGTGTTGGTGGCGCCGTTGTAGCCGCTGACGGCCAGGCGGTAGACGCCACCGTCGGTGACGACGCCGGTGGAGACGAGCTCGGTGTCGGTGGCGCCGGTGCTGGAGGTGTCGAGGGAGCCTGCGGTGTTGTAGAGGAAAAGATCGAGGTCGCCGTCGGCGTGGGTGAACTCCAGGGTGCTGTCGAGCTTGCAACCTTCCGGGACGAAGATCTTGTAGAAGTCGTCGTCGGGGGTGCAGATGGCGCCGTCGAGGATGGCCGAGGGGCCTTCGAGGGCGTAGGCAGTATCAAGGGTGGTGTTGCCGACAAAGGCGTCGTCGGTGGGGCAGGTGGGGGCGTCGGCGCAGGTGATGTCCAGGACATCGGTGGCCAGCGTGTAGGCGCCGGTCGCGCCGCCGAAGGGCTCCACGCGCAGGTAGTAGGAGCTGGTGTTGGCGCCGCCCTGCACCGCGTCGACCTGGCCGGAGCCGCTCTGGCTGCTGTCGAGCTGGCGGGTGGCGGTGCTCAGGGTCAGATCGAAGTCCTGGCCGCTCTCCGGCTGCATCTGCGCGGTGACCTGGCAGCCCAGGGGCAGGCTGATGGTGTAGTAGTCAACATCGTCGCTGCAGATCGAGGCGTCGAGGATGGTGCGGAAGTCGATGGGGGTAGAGGTCGCCAGGGTGTCGTTGCTCTCGTAGCGGTCGTCGGCCGGGCAGACGGCCACCGGATCGCAGACGACGTTCTGGAAGTCGATTTCGTAGCTGTTTTCGCTGCCTTCGCGGGCGAAGAGCACCGCGTAGAAGCCGGTGGTGCGCGGGTCGCCATTGACGGAGGTGGCGGTGCTCAAGGTTTTGGTGGTGGCGTCGGACTCGTCGAAGGAAAGCAGTTCGCCGTAGACGTTGTAGAGGTAGACGTCGTGAACGTCGTCGCCTTCTCCGAAGGTGAAGACGACGTCGGCATTGCACTCGACGGTGGCGTTGAAGGTGTAGACGTCGACCTCGTCGCTTCCGCAGATGGCGTCCTGGACGGGCAGGTTGCTCATGTCGACGGAGGTGGCGGTCTCAAGGGTGTCGTTGGATTCAGGGCCCTCGAAGTCGGCGCAAACAAAGGGCGTGCTGGTGCAAGCGGAGGTGTCGAAGCCGCAGGTGTCGGAGCAGGCGAGTGTGCCGCCGTCGAATCCGAGGCTTTCGCAGGTCTGGCCGCCGAGGTCGGTGCCGTCGCAGACTTCTTCGTCGGTGTTGACGGTGTCGTCGCCGCAGACGGGGTTGGTGGTGCATGCGGAGGTGTCGACGTCGCAGGTCTCGGAGCAGCCGAGGGTGCCGCCGTCGAAGCCGAGGCTTTCGCAGGTCTGGCCGCCGAAGTCGGCGCCGTCGCAGACTTCTTCGTCGGTGTTGACGGTGTCGTCGCCGCAGACGGGGTTGGTGGTGCAAGCGGAGGTGTCAAAGCCGCAGGTGTCGGAGCATCCGAGGGTGCCGCCGTCGAAGCCGAGGCTTTCGCAGGTCTGGCCGCCGAGGTCGGCGCCGTCGCAGACTTCTTCGTCGGTGTTGACGGTGTCGTCGCCGCAGACGGGGTTGGTGGTGCATGCGGAGGTGTCAAAGCCGCAGGTGTCGGAGCATCCGAGGGTGCCGCCGTCGAAGCCGAGGCTTTCGCAGGTTTCGCCGGCGAGGTCTGTGCCGTCGCAGGCTTCTTCATCGGTGTTGACGGCGTCGTCGCCGCAGACGGGGTCGATGGTGCAAGCGGAGGTGTCGAGACCGCAGGTGTCGGAGCAGCCGAGGGTGCCGCCGTCGAAGCCGAGCGTTTCGCAGGTCTCGTCGGCGAGGTCGGAGCCGTCGCAGGCTTCTTCATCGGTGTTGACGGCGTCGTCGCCGCAGACGGGGTCGATGGTGCAAGCGGAGGTGTCGAAACCGCAGGTGTCGGAGCAGCCGAGGGTGCCGCCGTCGAAGCCGAGTGTTTCGCAGGTCTCGTCGGCGAGGTCAGCGCCGTCGCACTCTTCTTCGTCGGTATTGGCGATGTCGTCGCCGCAGAAGGGATCTTCTGCGTCGGGATCTTCTGCGTCAGGATCTTCTGCGTCGGGATCTTCTGCGTCGGGATCTTCTGCGTCGGGATCTTCTGCGTCGGGATCTTCTGCGTCGGGATCTTCTGCGTCGGGATCTGCTGCGTCGGGATCTTCTGCGTCGGGATCTTCTGCGTCGGGATCTTGCGTGTCGGTGCCCGTGTCGCCGGCGTCGGTCTCGATGTCGGTGTCGGGGTTGGTGTTGGCGGGGACGTCGTCGGTGCCGCAGGCAGCCAGGGTGAAGATGAGGCTGAGCGCGAGCAGGGCGCGGCCGAGGCGTGTGGTAGACGGGATTAAGGTGGGGTTCATGGGGACTCCGGCGGGCAGAGAGGGCCCGCATCGCTATTCAGGTTAGCCGGCGCGCAAGAACAGGTGCGCGTCAGGGGGGCAAAAATCGCCTGGAAAAGTGGCGGTAAGCTGCCATACGCGTTGAGAAAAGTCCAACGGGGTATGTGCCTGTAGGCGGGTTGCTGTGGTGAGGGGGCGGCTTAGGTTTAATGCGGTTAGCTGTTTAAGTGTCTGATCAATGGGGGGGCATGTGTCAGAACCACCGGAGCGCATTGTCGAGTCAGCGGGCGAGGAGATGTATCAGTGGGCCAGGCAGCTCTACCCGCTCTGCCGGAGTTTGACCGGGGAGGGGACGCGCCAGACGCTGAGATATCTTCAAAACATGTTGCCGGGGATGCAGCTGGTGGAGGTTCCCAGCGGAACGCGGGCGTTTGACTGGGAGGTGCCGCCGGAGTGGAACATTCGCGGGGGATTTATTGCCGATGCCCGGGGGCGGGTGCTGGTGGATTTTGCCGATCATAACCTGCACGTGGTGGGGTATTCGGAGCCGGTGGATCGGTGGATGAGCCGCGAGGAGTTGGAGGGACATCTCTATTCAATTGCGTCGCAGCCTGATGCGATCCCTTATGTGACCTCGTTTTATGAGCGGCGCTGGGGGTTTTGCTTGACGCATCGTCAGCGCCAGGCGTTGGGGGAGGGGCCCTTTCATGTGGTGATCGACAGCACGCTGGAGGCGGGGAGTCTGACCTACGGGGAGCTTCTGATCGAGGGGGAGTCGCGGCGAGAGGTGCTGCTCTCGACTTATGTGTGCCACCCATCGATGGCGAATAACGAGCTCTCGGGTCCGGTGGTGACGGCGGCGCTGGCGAGGTGGTTGCTCTCCGAGCGGCGTCAGCTGAGCTACCGGGTGGTGTTTGTGCCGGAGACGATCGGTTCGATTGTGTACTTGAGTCGGCATGCCGAGGAGATGCGGCGGCGCACGATCGCCGGTTTTGTGGTGACGTGTGTGGGCGATGAGCGCACCTATTCGTATCTGCCCAGCCGTCGGGGCGATACGCTGGCCGACCGGGTGGCGCGGCATGTGCTCAAGCATCACGCCGGGCATTTTGACGCCTACAGTTTTCTGGATCGGGGGAGCGATGAGCGGCAGTACGGCGCGGTGGGCATCGACCTGCCGGTGGCGCTGATGATGCGCTCGAAGTTTCACACCTACCCGGAGTACCACACCTCGCTCGACGATCTTTCGGTGATCTCGGCCAAGGGGTTGGAGGGAGCCTACCAGGCGCATCAACGCGCGATTGAGGTGCTGGAGCATAACGCGCGCTGGCGCACCACGGTGCTGTGTGAGCCGCAGCTGGGCAGGCGCGGGTTGCACCCGACGTTGAGCACGCGGGACGGGGGGCGTCGCGACCGGCGGGTCAAAGCGATGCGCAACCTGCTGGCGTATGCCGACGGGAGCCTCGATCTGGTGGGGCTGGCCGAAGCGGTGGAGTTGCCGGCGTGGGAGTGCGTGCCGCTCTTGCAGACCCTGGAGCGGGAGGGGCTGCTGGTGAGGGTGTGCGAGGGGGACGGGGAGGGGAGTAGGGGGAGAGAGGCGTTTGGGGAGTGAGGGCTTGTGGCGGGGTGGGGGCTCGTGCTGGGGCTGGCGCTCGAGGTCGACCTCGAACTGGTATTTGATTTTGATTTTGATCTGGTACTCGTACTCGTACTCGTACTCGTACTCGAGCTGGTGCTGGTACTCGATCTGGTACTCGACCTCGACCTCGACCTCGACCTCGACCTCGACCTCGACCTCGACCTCGACCTCGACCTCGACCTCGATCTGGTACTCGACCTCGACCTCGACCTCGACCTCGACCTCGACCTCGACCTCGACCTCGACCTCGACCTCGACTTCGACCTCGGGCTCGACCTCGATCTCGGCCTTGTGTTCGGAGCGACTTCGGGTGCGTGGTGGAGGTTTTTTTATTCGGGGGTGGTGAGGAGGGCGACGAGGGAGGCGATGGTGGTGAGGGAGGCCGGGTCGACCTGGAGAAGATCAATGGGAGTGCCGCTGCGATCTTGTAGTGTGCTGAGGAGTTCGAGGAAGGCGATGGAGTCGAGGATGCCGGCGTCAATCAGGTCGAGCTGATCGTGGGGCGTCTGGCCGGCGCGGGTCAGGGGGGCGTGGAGAAGATCCAGGATAAGCTGGCGAGCCTGAGGGGGTTGCATCAGAGGCCTCCGGGAGAGAGGGAGCCGTCGGTGCCGCTGTGGGTGACGAGCGCCCAGGGGTTGGCCTCCAGGAGCGCGATGGCGGTGTTGACGAAGTCGCGGCTGGAGACGCTGGTGAGGTGCG contains:
- a CDS encoding DUF4910 domain-containing protein, producing MYQWARQLYPLCRSLTGEGTRQTLRYLQNMLPGMQLVEVPSGTRAFDWEVPPEWNIRGGFIADARGRVLVDFADHNLHVVGYSEPVDRWMSREELEGHLYSIASQPDAIPYVTSFYERRWGFCLTHRQRQALGEGPFHVVIDSTLEAGSLTYGELLIEGESRREVLLSTYVCHPSMANNELSGPVVTAALARWLLSERRQLSYRVVFVPETIGSIVYLSRHAEEMRRRTIAGFVVTCVGDERTYSYLPSRRGDTLADRVARHVLKHHAGHFDAYSFLDRGSDERQYGAVGIDLPVALMMRSKFHTYPEYHTSLDDLSVISAKGLEGAYQAHQRAIEVLEHNARWRTTVLCEPQLGRRGLHPTLSTRDGGRRDRRVKAMRNLLAYADGSLDLVGLAEAVELPAWECVPLLQTLEREGLLVRVCEGDGEGSRGREAFGE
- a CDS encoding phosphopantetheine-binding protein, with product MQPPQARQLILDLLHAPLTRAGQTPHDQLDLIDAGILDSIAFLELLSTLQDRSGTPIDLLQVDPASLTTIASLVALLTTPE